In Nicotiana tabacum cultivar K326 chromosome 19, ASM71507v2, whole genome shotgun sequence, one DNA window encodes the following:
- the LOC107760263 gene encoding sodium/hydrogen exchanger 1 isoform X1 produces MASELASMFPKLGSLGTSDHGSVVSINLFVALLCACIVIGHLLEENRWINESITALIIGLGVGVVILLISGGKSSHLLVFSEDLFFIYLLPPIIFNAGFQVKKKQFFVNFITIMLFGAIGTLISCAIISLGAIKFFKKLDIGFLDIGDYLAIGAIFAATDSVCTLQVLHQDETPLLYSLVFGEGVVNDATSVVLFNAIQNFDLSSVNPSIALHFIGNFLYLFLASTLLGAATGLLSAYIIKKLYFGRHSTDREVALMMLMAYLSYMLAELFYLSGILTVFFCGIVMSHYTWHNVTESSRVTTRYAFATLSFLAETFLFLYVGMDALDIEKWKFVSDRYAERGPGLSVAVSSILMGLILLGRAAFVFPLSFLSNLMKKSSEEKITFRQQVIIWWAGLMRGAVSMALAYNKFTRLGHTQLQDNAIMITSTITIVLFSTVVFGLMTKPLISLLLPPQRQLSTVSSDANSPKSLTAPLLGSQEGSEVDLNGQELPHPPSLRMLLSAPTHKVHRYWRKFDDSFMRPVFGGRGFTPVAPGSPTEQEP; encoded by the exons ATGGCGTCTGAGCTGGCTTCTATGTTTCCAAAACTGGGCTCTCTTGGTACTTCAGATCATGGTTCTGTTGTATCCATCAACCTCTTTGTGGCACTCCTTTGCGCTTGCATTGTCATTGGTCATCTGCTGGAGGAGAACCGCTGGATAAATGAATCCATTACCGCCCTCATAATT GGCTTGGGTGTAGGAGTTGTTATCTTGCTCATAAGTGGGGGAAAGAGCTCACATCTTCTGGTCTTCAGTGAAGATCTCTTTTTCATATATCTACTTCCTCCAATCATATTTAATGCAGG ATTTCAGGTAAAAAAGAAGCAATTTTTCGTAAACTTCATTACTATAATGCTGTTCGGAGCCATTGGTACACTGATCTCATGTGCCATTATATCATTAG GTGCCATTAAATTCTTCAAGAAGTTGGACATTGGATTTCTAGATATTGGGGATTATCTCG CAATTGGAGCAATATTTGCTGCCACAGACTCCGTCTGCACGTTGCAG GTCCTACATCAGGATGAGACACCCCTCCTTTACAGTCTTGTATTTGGAGAAGGAGTTGTAAATGATGCTACATCGGTGGTGCTTTTCAATGCTATTCAAAACTTTGACCTTTCGAGTGTGAATCCCAGTATTGCCCTTCATTTCATTGGCAACTTCTTATATCTGTTCCTTGCTAGCACTTTACTGGGAGCAGCA ACTGGTCTTCTTAGTGCTTACATTATCAAGAAGCTGTATTTTGGCAG GCACTCCACAGATCGCGAGGTTGCACTTATGATGCTCATGGCTTACTTATCATACATGTTGGCTGAA CTATTCTATTTGAGTGGGATTCTCACTGTATTTTTCTGTGGTATTGTAATGTCCCATTACACTTGGCACAATGTGACTGAGAGTTCAAGAGTCACTACAag GTACGCTTTTGCAACTTTGTCATTTCTTGCTGAGACTTTCCTCTTCCTCTATGTCGGTATGGATGCCTTGGATATCGAGAAGTGGAAATTTGTTAGTGATAGGTATGCTGAACGAGG TCCTGGATTATCTGTTGCAGTAAGTTCGATACTGATGGGACTAATCTTGCTGGGGAGAGCTGCCTTTGTTTTTCCATTATCATTCTTATCCAACTTGATGAAGAAATCCTCTGAGGAAAAAATAACCTTTAGGCAGCAA GTGATAATATGGTGGGCTGGTTTGATGAGAGGTGCAGTGTCCATGGCTCTGGCATATAATAAG TTCACTCGTTTGGGACACACTCAATTGCAAGACAACGCAATAATGATTACCAGCACCATTACCATTGTTCTTTTCAGCACAGTG gtATTTGGTTTAATGACAAAACCTCTTATAAGTCTCCTGTTGCCCCCACAGAGGCAGTTAAGTACAGTGTCATCAGATGCAAATAGTCCAAAATCTCTTACAGCTCCACTCCTAGGCAGTCAAGAGGGTTCTGAAGTCGATTTAAATGGTCAAGAACTTCCGCACCCACCTAGTTTGAGGATGCTACTTTCCGCGCCAACCCATAAGGTGCATAGATACTGGCGCAAGTTTGATGATTCATTCATGCGCCCAGTGTTTGGTGGTCGGGGTTTTACACCTGTTGCCCCTGGTTCTCCAACGGAACAGGAACCATGA
- the LOC107760263 gene encoding sodium/hydrogen exchanger 1 isoform X2 yields MASELASMFPKLGSLGTSDHGSVVSINLFVALLCACIVIGHLLEENRWINESITALIIGLGVGVVILLISGGKSSHLLVFSEDLFFIYLLPPIIFNAGFQVKKKQFFVNFITIMLFGAIGTLISCAIISLGAIKFFKKLDIGFLDIGDYLAIGAIFAATDSVCTLQVLHQDETPLLYSLVFGEGVVNDATSVVLFNAIQNFDLSSVNPSIALHFIGNFLYLFLASTLLGAATGLLSAYIIKKLYFGRHSTDREVALMMLMAYLSYMLAELFYLSGILTVFFCGIVMSHYTWHNVTESSRVTTRYAFATLSFLAETFLFLYVGMDALDIEKWKFVSDSPGLSVAVSSILMGLILLGRAAFVFPLSFLSNLMKKSSEEKITFRQQVIIWWAGLMRGAVSMALAYNKFTRLGHTQLQDNAIMITSTITIVLFSTVVFGLMTKPLISLLLPPQRQLSTVSSDANSPKSLTAPLLGSQEGSEVDLNGQELPHPPSLRMLLSAPTHKVHRYWRKFDDSFMRPVFGGRGFTPVAPGSPTEQEP; encoded by the exons ATGGCGTCTGAGCTGGCTTCTATGTTTCCAAAACTGGGCTCTCTTGGTACTTCAGATCATGGTTCTGTTGTATCCATCAACCTCTTTGTGGCACTCCTTTGCGCTTGCATTGTCATTGGTCATCTGCTGGAGGAGAACCGCTGGATAAATGAATCCATTACCGCCCTCATAATT GGCTTGGGTGTAGGAGTTGTTATCTTGCTCATAAGTGGGGGAAAGAGCTCACATCTTCTGGTCTTCAGTGAAGATCTCTTTTTCATATATCTACTTCCTCCAATCATATTTAATGCAGG ATTTCAGGTAAAAAAGAAGCAATTTTTCGTAAACTTCATTACTATAATGCTGTTCGGAGCCATTGGTACACTGATCTCATGTGCCATTATATCATTAG GTGCCATTAAATTCTTCAAGAAGTTGGACATTGGATTTCTAGATATTGGGGATTATCTCG CAATTGGAGCAATATTTGCTGCCACAGACTCCGTCTGCACGTTGCAG GTCCTACATCAGGATGAGACACCCCTCCTTTACAGTCTTGTATTTGGAGAAGGAGTTGTAAATGATGCTACATCGGTGGTGCTTTTCAATGCTATTCAAAACTTTGACCTTTCGAGTGTGAATCCCAGTATTGCCCTTCATTTCATTGGCAACTTCTTATATCTGTTCCTTGCTAGCACTTTACTGGGAGCAGCA ACTGGTCTTCTTAGTGCTTACATTATCAAGAAGCTGTATTTTGGCAG GCACTCCACAGATCGCGAGGTTGCACTTATGATGCTCATGGCTTACTTATCATACATGTTGGCTGAA CTATTCTATTTGAGTGGGATTCTCACTGTATTTTTCTGTGGTATTGTAATGTCCCATTACACTTGGCACAATGTGACTGAGAGTTCAAGAGTCACTACAag GTACGCTTTTGCAACTTTGTCATTTCTTGCTGAGACTTTCCTCTTCCTCTATGTCGGTATGGATGCCTTGGATATCGAGAAGTGGAAATTTGTTAGTGATAG TCCTGGATTATCTGTTGCAGTAAGTTCGATACTGATGGGACTAATCTTGCTGGGGAGAGCTGCCTTTGTTTTTCCATTATCATTCTTATCCAACTTGATGAAGAAATCCTCTGAGGAAAAAATAACCTTTAGGCAGCAA GTGATAATATGGTGGGCTGGTTTGATGAGAGGTGCAGTGTCCATGGCTCTGGCATATAATAAG TTCACTCGTTTGGGACACACTCAATTGCAAGACAACGCAATAATGATTACCAGCACCATTACCATTGTTCTTTTCAGCACAGTG gtATTTGGTTTAATGACAAAACCTCTTATAAGTCTCCTGTTGCCCCCACAGAGGCAGTTAAGTACAGTGTCATCAGATGCAAATAGTCCAAAATCTCTTACAGCTCCACTCCTAGGCAGTCAAGAGGGTTCTGAAGTCGATTTAAATGGTCAAGAACTTCCGCACCCACCTAGTTTGAGGATGCTACTTTCCGCGCCAACCCATAAGGTGCATAGATACTGGCGCAAGTTTGATGATTCATTCATGCGCCCAGTGTTTGGTGGTCGGGGTTTTACACCTGTTGCCCCTGGTTCTCCAACGGAACAGGAACCATGA
- the LOC107760263 gene encoding sodium/hydrogen exchanger 1 isoform X3, whose amino-acid sequence MASELASMFPKLGSLGTSDHGSVVSINLFVALLCACIVIGHLLEENRWINESITALIIGLGVGVVILLISGGKSSHLLVFSEDLFFIYLLPPIIFNAGFQVKKKQFFVNFITIMLFGAIGTLISCAIISLGAIKFFKKLDIGFLDIGDYLAIGAIFAATDSVCTLQVLHQDETPLLYSLVFGEGVVNDATSVVLFNAIQNFDLSSVNPSIALHFIGNFLYLFLASTLLGAATGLLSAYIIKKLYFGRHSTDREVALMMLMAYLSYMLAELFYLSGILTVFFCGIVMSHYTWHNVTESSRVTTSPGLSVAVSSILMGLILLGRAAFVFPLSFLSNLMKKSSEEKITFRQQVIIWWAGLMRGAVSMALAYNKFTRLGHTQLQDNAIMITSTITIVLFSTVVFGLMTKPLISLLLPPQRQLSTVSSDANSPKSLTAPLLGSQEGSEVDLNGQELPHPPSLRMLLSAPTHKVHRYWRKFDDSFMRPVFGGRGFTPVAPGSPTEQEP is encoded by the exons ATGGCGTCTGAGCTGGCTTCTATGTTTCCAAAACTGGGCTCTCTTGGTACTTCAGATCATGGTTCTGTTGTATCCATCAACCTCTTTGTGGCACTCCTTTGCGCTTGCATTGTCATTGGTCATCTGCTGGAGGAGAACCGCTGGATAAATGAATCCATTACCGCCCTCATAATT GGCTTGGGTGTAGGAGTTGTTATCTTGCTCATAAGTGGGGGAAAGAGCTCACATCTTCTGGTCTTCAGTGAAGATCTCTTTTTCATATATCTACTTCCTCCAATCATATTTAATGCAGG ATTTCAGGTAAAAAAGAAGCAATTTTTCGTAAACTTCATTACTATAATGCTGTTCGGAGCCATTGGTACACTGATCTCATGTGCCATTATATCATTAG GTGCCATTAAATTCTTCAAGAAGTTGGACATTGGATTTCTAGATATTGGGGATTATCTCG CAATTGGAGCAATATTTGCTGCCACAGACTCCGTCTGCACGTTGCAG GTCCTACATCAGGATGAGACACCCCTCCTTTACAGTCTTGTATTTGGAGAAGGAGTTGTAAATGATGCTACATCGGTGGTGCTTTTCAATGCTATTCAAAACTTTGACCTTTCGAGTGTGAATCCCAGTATTGCCCTTCATTTCATTGGCAACTTCTTATATCTGTTCCTTGCTAGCACTTTACTGGGAGCAGCA ACTGGTCTTCTTAGTGCTTACATTATCAAGAAGCTGTATTTTGGCAG GCACTCCACAGATCGCGAGGTTGCACTTATGATGCTCATGGCTTACTTATCATACATGTTGGCTGAA CTATTCTATTTGAGTGGGATTCTCACTGTATTTTTCTGTGGTATTGTAATGTCCCATTACACTTGGCACAATGTGACTGAGAGTTCAAGAGTCACTACAag TCCTGGATTATCTGTTGCAGTAAGTTCGATACTGATGGGACTAATCTTGCTGGGGAGAGCTGCCTTTGTTTTTCCATTATCATTCTTATCCAACTTGATGAAGAAATCCTCTGAGGAAAAAATAACCTTTAGGCAGCAA GTGATAATATGGTGGGCTGGTTTGATGAGAGGTGCAGTGTCCATGGCTCTGGCATATAATAAG TTCACTCGTTTGGGACACACTCAATTGCAAGACAACGCAATAATGATTACCAGCACCATTACCATTGTTCTTTTCAGCACAGTG gtATTTGGTTTAATGACAAAACCTCTTATAAGTCTCCTGTTGCCCCCACAGAGGCAGTTAAGTACAGTGTCATCAGATGCAAATAGTCCAAAATCTCTTACAGCTCCACTCCTAGGCAGTCAAGAGGGTTCTGAAGTCGATTTAAATGGTCAAGAACTTCCGCACCCACCTAGTTTGAGGATGCTACTTTCCGCGCCAACCCATAAGGTGCATAGATACTGGCGCAAGTTTGATGATTCATTCATGCGCCCAGTGTTTGGTGGTCGGGGTTTTACACCTGTTGCCCCTGGTTCTCCAACGGAACAGGAACCATGA
- the LOC107760264 gene encoding vesicle-associated protein 2-2: MNFELVEIVPRELKFTFEPKKQSSCTIRLINKSQNHVAFKVKTTSPKKYCVRPNTGIIKPSSSCDFTVTMQAQKAPPPDMACKDKFLVQSTVVAEETVEEDITSAMFSKDDGKYVQENKMRVILVSPSSSPVLSPINGVHIDLPSYKDSPRKDEVRGNENISGQQERDVNGVHSHSGGFFEDSFTRDQVTPRANRNPPQELDENVKEFKKENANMQMEEKHVQLETRKHGEEMELVKDVESMKYKISELERKLNEAKDTISRLTEERKFAAQERESLQRELVMLTSKKGGRKVRVGFPFLYVVTVAFISMVFGYLLHY, encoded by the exons ATGAATTTCGAGCTTGTGGAAATTGTACCACGGGAACTCAAGTTCACAT TTGAACCGAAGAAGCAAAGCTCTTGCACTATTCGTCTAATCAATAAGTCCCAAAATCATGTTGCTTTTAAG GTCAAGACTACTAGTCCAAAGAAATACTGTGTTCGACCCAATACTGGAATTATTAAACCCAGTTCGTCCTGTGATTTTACTG TAACCATGCAGGCACAAAAGGCACCTCCTCCTGATATGGCATGCAAGGACAAGTTCTTAGTTCAAAGCACTGTTGTGGCAGAGGAGACTGTTGAGGAGGATATTACATCAGCCATG TTTTCCAAAGATGATGGCAAGTATGTTCAAGAAAATAAGATGAGAGTGATCCTTGTCAGTCCATCCAGTTCGCCTGTTTTATCACCAATCAATGGTGTACATATTGATCTTCCAAGTTACAAAGATTCACCGCGAAAAGATGAAGTACGTGGCAACGAAAATATCAGTGGACAGCAAGAA AGAGATGTCAATGGAGTACACAGCCACAGTGGTGGATTTTTCGAAGATTCGTTCACAAGAGATCAAGTAACCCCCCGTGCAAATCGAAATCCACCGCAAGAA CTGGATGAGAATGTCAAGGAGTTCAAAAAGGAAAATGCCAACATGCAAATGGAAGAAAAGCATGTGCAGTTGGAGACGAGGAAACATGGAGAAGAGATGGAATTAGTCAAGGATGTTGAGAGCATGAAGTACAAAATAAGTGAACTTGAACGGAAATTAAATGAG GCCAAAGACACCATCTCTAGGCTAACGGAGGAGAGGAAGTTTGCAGCTCAAGAAAGAGAGAGCTTACAGAGAGAATTG GTCATGTTGACAAGTAAAAAAGGCGGAAGAAAAGTCCGGGTTGGATTTCCTTTCCTGTATGTAGTTACTGTAGCCTTTATTAGCATGGTGTTCGGTTACCTTTTGCATTACTGA